The Dasypus novemcinctus isolate mDasNov1 chromosome 11, mDasNov1.1.hap2, whole genome shotgun sequence DNA window TTCACTGGCATAGTGAATTGCCAgacaaatagttaaaaaaaaaaaaacctacaaattCTAGCTTTattcttcataataaaatatttccagAAGCCAGTGTatctcagtgattgagcaccagcttcccatttatgaggtcttgggttcaatccttggccctggtacctccaagaaaaaagaaaaaaaaaacatgtttgaaGCCTATGATGaaagcctattattattattattattattattattattattattatttttggcggtaccagggattgaaccaggacctcgaccatgggaagcaggcgttcaatcactgagctccatctgctccctaGGGCCCATTATTTATCAGCAGTGTTGACAAGTGTAACAGATACAACCCAAGAGTTCATGCCTTCAAATCATATACATGACAAGATAAGAAATACAAGGCTCCCTTCTATTCAACTTGGATTTACAGATGCTTcatggcactcaataaatgtgtgttgaatgaataaaagaaaatacaaattctcATTTGATTCCTTTTCAGAGGGACTGGTCCATAAGTATTTAAGAGGCAAACCTAAGACTTATTCCCAACTTAACAAGGCTACTGTCAGAGAGTGGTTTGGATACAAAGTTGAAGGTATTTctggcagaaaaggaatttgcatTGGATGTCCAAGGATTAGGTAGCAGCacactgaaattttttaaaaaatatttatttatttattttcctcccttctcctctccccatcctgccctgatgtttttgctgtctgtatccatttgctgtgtgatcttctgtatctatttctcttttggtcttgtcttctcattttctctcctctaggattcactgggattcgatcctggggacctctgatgtggagagaggttccctgttagctgtgccacctcagttcctggtttctgctgtgcttcaccttgactttcccctttgtctctctttttgttgcatcatcatcttgctgcgtgacttgctttgtgtgggcactggctcaccacatgggcactggcctGCCGTGcagtcatgctttctcttctttttcaccaggaggccccagagatcaaacctggttcctcccatatggtaggcagaagccctatcacttgagccacatctgcgttCCCCAGcacattgaaattaaaaaaaaaaaaaaggagatgggTGGGAGCAACAGACCAGATGGGAAGCAGATCCTGTGAAATGTGCAGGACGGGGCAGTGGTCAGAGTTGGGGAGCTCTGAAGATCCCAGAGTGGTATGTGGGCCATCCTGGTGGTAGGAAGGCTGGAGCAGTTCAAAAGGCAACAGGAATTGCtccaaactgaaaaggaaaagttGAGGTAAATGGAGCAGAGAGGCAtactgatttatatatatatacattatgagtttttttatccccccaccaccacccccattgtctgctctctgtgtccattcactgtgtgttcttctgcgtctgcttgtattctcattaggtggctccaggaactgatcctgggaccttccggagtggaagagaggtgattactctcttgtgccacacatctccctgttctgctgtgtcttcttattttctctcctctgtgtctcttgttgcgtcatcttggtgcaccagctctctgcgtcggccggcactcctgcacggggccgCACTTCTGCGCAAAGCCGGCgctctatgtgggccagcttgccctcagcaggaggccctgggcatcgaaccctggacatcgaaccctggacttcctgtatggtagacaggagcccaattggttgagccacatccatttccctgatttATATATTGATTCCAACTAACGATGCCCACAGAAATGCTACCTGCCACATACCAGATAAACACTCACATGCCCACACACTTAGACACACGTGAACTCACACCATCAGATGAATCCTTTGGTGCCTGCCTTCCCCTGTGGCCAAATCTCACACTCCAGGCGAAGGGAGTCTGGCTTCTGGTGCTTCAGCTCTCGGGGTCTGTCTGAGATTTCTTGTGCTGCCACAACAAAGGACCACGAACTGGCTGgttcaaacaacagaaatgtatccTTTCACCATCTGGCAGCTCTCCAGGAAATCAAAGTGTCGGCAGGGCCAGTGTCCATCTGAAACCTGTAGgcgagaatccttccttgcctcttccagcttctggcgtTTGCCAGCAACCTTGGCTTAGAAATGCATCATTGCAGTCTTTGTCTCCTTGTTTCACGTGTCCTGCTAGGGACCCCTGTCACTGGATTAACAGCCCACCCTGCCCACTGTACTGCAGTATGATCTCCTTTTTACTTAACTAATTCCAACCAcaatatttccaaataaggtcccgTTCACAGGTACTGGGGCTTAGGACTtacacatatctttttttttttttaggtttatttatttatccccccgtctgttctctttgtccattctctgtgtgttcttctgtgtctgcttctcttctctttaggcggcaccaggaactgatcctgggaccttccagagtgggagagaggtgctcaatctcttgcaccacctcagctccctggtgtgctgcgtctcctattgtctctcctctgtgtctctttttgttgcatcatcttgctctgccagctctctgtgtgggccagcacttctgtgtggggcagcactccatgcaggtcagcactctgtgtgggccagcacctGCAAGGACCAGCTCTCCATGCGGCCCAccctgccttcactaggaggccccaggcactgaaccctggacctcctatatggtagatgggggcccaatcgcttgagccacatctgcttctccacgtatctttttggggaacacaattcTACCATACAGGGTCCTTTCTCAGAAAAGTCCAGGTTTTGCCCGTGTTTGCCCATCACTTAATCTTGGTTTACGAGGCTGCCCTTCTACCAGACGATTCATTTATACGATGTTCTGGGGCTCTGCTGCTAATCCCAGTGTTCAACAGGCCAGACCACTCTGTTTTGTTCTCTTGTTACCTGGTAGGCTCAGTGTCCCCTCACACCCACCCTTACTTTGCATTTAGATCCCAGGCTGGCATTCAGCCTTACCATATCTTCCAACTAGTGCATGcaccccaggagaagctgggaaGCTGGGCTTTGCTCATTTTCTGGTCTCTGACCTTTGGACAACTCCAGCAATCTTTGATAATGCCATTCTCTccctcacacatgcacacagccaCAACACGACAAGTATCTGTCTGTTGAGATTGAACTAAATCCATATTTTACAATTGTCCTGACTCAGGGGCCTGGACATCCGAGGTGTGTACAACCAAAGAAGGATATGAtggtttcatttatttgaatTAATGAGTGAATTAATTTGAATGCTATTCAGTAGCTCAAACAATTTACTGAGTGATTTAGgcaaagaggattttttttttcgaATGAAAGGGTTTGGATGTTCGCCCACTGACCCCAAATATACTTTCTTCCGATGAGGCAAAACAGCTAATACGGGAAGGTAACACTGCCAGTGGGGCGGGGACGGTGAGGCCCGCCCACGCAAGGAAGGGCAGGTTTTCACACTCAACTGCAGAGCGGGGCAGGCGGCAGCCGACCGCTGCTCCCTTCCATGGCCTGCCCAAGCTCGGGGCACCAGACGCGAGGAATCCGGCCTGCTTGGTGGAAATGCAGCCAGCGTAGGAAGAACCACCGTTGTGAGGAGAGGAAACAGGCCCTTCAGCTTGAACTTCTGCACTACCTCCAGAACCCGTCCCCGCCCGCCCTGCCTCATCCCGCGTCCCCTCGCTTCGGAACCCAGGAGTTTCCGCAGCTTCCCAGTGCTCTTAGACTTAGGGTTCAGGAACTCCACGTTCGCTGCTGAGCAGAGGGGTGCAGGGGGTCAGGCCAGCACAGGCCCACCCCCTTGGAGCTCCCATGCCTTTCAGGGCGGCGCTGCAATTCCTCTCAGAGGGTCAGTCCACTGCCCACTCGCCTTCCTACTAGCCACGGTTACACGCTTTTACCTCAATGCCTCCAACCGTTCCCACTCTCACAACCCCGAGGGGAGAAGCGGCGTGCGCCGGGGGCTCCGCCCGCGAAAGGGCACGCGGCGGACCCGAAGCCGCGGCGGCCATCTTGGCTCCGGGCAGCCCGCGCGCTTCCGGCCCTGACGCGGGCGGCGCGGCGACTGCGCTCGCGGCCGGGAGAGACCGCCGCTCGGCCCCGCCCCTCGCGACGGGCTTTTGCGCTCAAGCCGGGCCACCCACCCACTGCCCGCTCCCTTTCCTACCCGGGTGACTCCGGGTAGGCACCTCAGTTGCCTTACCCGCAACGCGGGAACTTGAGCCCCTTCTCCCCTCCGCCCACGGGTCACCCACGGTCACCCACTCCATACTGAGTGGGCGTCTATGATAACCCACGTGCCAGCATAAATCCTGGCACGTAGTacgagctcaataaatgttgccTGCAAGCTTTTCCTGCCGATTGCAGCCTGCGTTGACGCACCCACCCTTCCAGCCGCCAGTGCCTGCCGCGCTGCCTTCTCCAAGACCACCCGCTCCGCATGGCACCGGGGCGTGGGCTCTGCGAATCATGGCAGGGGTGCCAGGAGCCTGGCAAGCGCCTCCTCGGGACAGTAAAAGTGAAGCTCGCGTCTTTTGGATTTGTCTGTGACCATTTTGGAAGGGCATCAGCAACACCCacgggggagcggatgtagctcagtggttgagcgcctgctttccacatacgaggtcccgggttcaatgccCCACAcctccttcaaaaaaaaataacaacaacaacggGCCAGGGTGCCAGGACTGGAAAGACTTTGTAGATTTTGGAACATTGAACCGCCCCCGTGCTTGTTATTTTTATCGCCTTTGGCTGCATCCCCACCGGGCCTGCCGTGcaacataaaactcctaggatGAAAAGCCCCGTGTGTGTTCTGGCTGTTGGGGGACAAGGGGAGCTAGGACATTGCGTTTCAGGCAGAGCCAGGCGTGGGGGAGCAGGGCTTTTTGGGCCAGTGCCGGTGATGGCCCCAGAGAGGAAGAGGAATTCAGGTCAGGCAAGAggtggcctgggggggggggtccccaGAGCAGCTGCCCCACCAGCTCCACAGCTGGGGCCCAGCAACCCGAGGCCCCCGACTTCCTAAGTGGGTGGGAAATTGTCTGGAACCCAAGGATTTCGGGACGTGCCCCTGGAGGAAACGGCTAGAGGGAAGGGGGGCGGGAAGCCTTCAGGGCTGCAGCCTGGGGGCAGCCTCTGCGCCGGCGGGCCCAGTTTGAGATCTTACTCAGTGATGAACCAGGGAAGGGCTGGCCCCGCCCAGGTGCCCCAGCCCCAGCCGCTCGCAGACGGGGGCGACAGAGGCTGCAAACAGCGCCAAGCAGGGGATTGCACAGTTTATTTCCAAACACGCACACAGGCCCAGACGGTGGGGAGTGGCCGGGGGTGCCGTCTGCCCTGTGTCCCCTGCCTCCCGCGTCTTTGGCTTAATCCAGaacttctctctcctccccccaaatCCCTGGGGTGCAAGATGGGCAAGGTGGGCCTCCCCTCTCGGGCCAAGGGCTCGGCAGGGGAGGCGTGCGGGGGGAGCGGGAGAGTTCAAGTAGTCACGGTTCCCCCCCCTCCAAATTCCACTGCACCCAGGCCAGGACGGAGGGCAGGGGCCAGCTCTGGGCTCCTAGTGCTGCTACggccctgctccccgcccccccgggGCCTCCGGCGAGCGCCCCGCTCCTTTTCCCTGATAATCCCAGACCTCAGGGCTAAACCCCGGAGTCAGCAAGGAGGGGGCCTGGTGCTCCACCCGCCCGAGAGCCCTGAGGGAGAGGGCGAGAGCGGGAGACCCTCGGCGGGCAGgtggaggggcccggcaggcacGGTCAGGAGGCCCCTGTCCTCCTTGCCCCCCCATCTCCCATCGGGGGGGGGGGCCCAGAATCCCTGAGAGACCAACCGAAAGGCAGtgcggggcaggggcgcggggctGGGAAGCCGAGCGGGCCCCGTCCCCCCAGCTGCCCGGCTCCCGGGAGAAGTGCTGTGCGGGGAGGGCCGAGGTGGGCTCTGGTCCCGGCGCTACTCTCTGACTTCCCCAACACGTCGAGTCCTGAGGACCCCAGAGGAGCCCGCTGCGCCCACTGCCCAGGTGCCCCGGCCTTGGGCAGAGTGGTGGGACGGGAAGGGAGGCTCCCAAGGGTGCTTTAAAAAGCTAAAACCATCAAAACCGTTCGGGGGAGAAGCGGCCCCCAGCCCCTTGCCTCTGCATCACCcagcaggcagggctggggaaggggggagtcCCCGAGAGCTGAGGGAGGGGGCCCGGAGAGGGGGGCCCGTTAGCACCACGTCATGTTGGGAGTCCCTGTAACTCGACTGGCCCCCGGGCAGGGGGCCCCCGAAGCGGAGGGCCCGCTGGCTAAAGCCGCTGGACTCTGGGACTCCCTGCAGGGGAAgggcgggaaggggaggagggTCCGGCCGAAGTCCAGGCAGGGGGTCTCGAGGATCCCAAGGGGCCCCTGCAGGAGTCAGGACTTGAAGTATCTTCGTACCACAAACTGGCCCAGCAGCACCACGGCCAGGACCAGCAGCACGTTGCGGATGGGGCCGTTGCCCAGGTCCAGGGCTGCCGCCTGCCGGGCAGACGGGCGGTTACGGGGGGGCTGGCGGGGGCGGGcgccccgggggcggggcggggcgggcactCACCCAGCCGCCGCGCTGCGCGATCCACCGGGCGATGCCGTGCTGCAGCATGAAGTTGGCCACGAAGCTGGCCACCTGGCCCAGGAAGCCGGTCAGGCCGCGCTGGTAGACGTGGATGGCCAGGCGGTAGCCGAAGCCCAGCAGGGCCACCACGCGGCCCCAGTTGATGCCGCTCTCGAACAGGCTGCGGGCAGAGCGTCCAGCCCGGTCGGTCCACAGCCCCGggccgcccggccgccctcctGCCCCTGAGCCAGAAAGCAGAGAGGCTCAGCCCAGGGTCAAGGCCACACAGGCCGCCCCTGCCCGGCCTCGATCGGGAAGAGGCCGGTTCTCTGCGACAGGAGAAAGCACAGAGGGCACGGGAGCCGGATGCTGCTGCGGGGGTGTGGCCCCCCCATTCTGTGGGTGTGGGGGATTACCTGCGGGCGTTGCTGCTGGCCTGGCAGCAGGAAGGACAGCACAGAGAGAGGACAGAAGACGAGTTAGGTCAGGCCCAGGGCCGCGCGGcggcgggggccggggagggccTCCGAGGACGCCGGCGGCGCTTTTGGCTCTGGGTCCTCAGCGCAGCTGACACCCGCTCCTCCCTTACCCCCGGCCGCGGCCTCCCCTGCCGCGAGCCCCCTAGCTCAGGTGGTGACAGTGGCTACCATTTCCCAGGCGTGGGCAGTGACCACTTTACAGACAACGGCCCTGAGGCCCGGACAAGGCCACTAAGGGGCCAGGCTGGGATTTGCGCCCAGGCCTTTAAGCACCGCGCCAGCCCGCCTCTCGGATGTCAGCTGACGGCACCTGTAAGTCATTTCCGGGGTCTGGTGGAAGTCAGCGGCCTTCCCATTTCCGTGTGAAATGTGGTTCCAGACAGGAAGGGCAGCTGTCTTCCCGCTGGCCACCCGCCCCCCCCACGGCCCCTCCCCCGCAGGTCCTCGGCATCAGGGCCCTCTAAGACCCGTGAGCTCATGCACAAAAGGTGGGGAGACCGCGCCCCAGAGAGAGGGGCCCCAGACCACCTGGACAGGAAGCAGAAGGCCGTGGGGCCCCGCGCCGGGGAGCCTGCCCCGGGGGGGGGCACGGAGGGCCGGTGCCAGCGCGCGGAGGCGGTGCCCGGGCGGGCAGGCGGCGGTACCTGCAGGCGATCTTGGTGAAGTACTCGTAGGCATTCCCCGGCGTGGGCTGCAGCGTCTGCAGCATGGCCTGGAACTCGGCGTCGAAGCGCTGGTTGATGTCGTCGCCGATGATGGCCAGCTGCCGCCCCACCTGCCCCATGGTGCTGCGGGAGCACGCGGCAGCGGTGAGCGGGCAGCCGCGCGGTGCCCTCAGGGCCCCCGGCCCCGAGCCCCTCTCCCTGCGGCCTCCCGTGCCGCGTTCTCAGCACGCGGGGGCTGGGCCCAGGGGCGAGGCGCCAGCACGGGCCAAAAGAGAACGCGGGTCCCCGATGGGAGTGGGGGTtcccaaaggaaaaaggaagcgcggcgggggcgggacgAGCTCCCCGGGGCCTCGCCAGCTCCCGGGACCTCCCTGCGGACGTCCCCGCCAGCCCCGGGGGCGCTGCTTACCTGCTGGGCTCGAGCGCCACAGCCGCCATCTCTGGGTCGGCGGGCGCAGCCGCCCCCTCGGCCTCCTGCTCCTGCTGATGGCGGTAAAAGGCGTAGCTGCAGAAAACCTCCTGTGTGTCCTGGGCCACCTGCTTCTCTGAGGAGCAGAGCTGGGGGTcagggggcagggctggcccCCAGGGACCTCAACCTTGGCGTGGCCCGCTCCTCCTCGGGGACACAGCCGTCCCCTCCCCCAGACAGAagcagccccctcccaccccgcgcTAGCGCACCTCCCGCCTGCTCGGTGCCGTGTCCTGTGCCGGCACTTTTCATCTCATCCTCCCCAGGGCCTCGTGGCAGTGGGTGATCCCCATTGGACAGATGGGGCAACCGAGGCACAGAAAGTTTACGGAACTCGCCCAAAGTTCCACAGCTAAAATAAGAACAGGCACTTGGGTTCCCAAATCTATTACTATTTAGTCTGTATAAGGTACGCTTTCCTCGTGGCTTTGGGGAacgtgggaagcagatttgaaaCCGTGGCTCCAGGCCTAGAAAAGTCACGTAGGGAAATAGCGACAGAACCGGGGCCTGAACCCAAAGTCCAGGACTTTGGACCGGGGCAGCGGGCCCTGGCGCCAGGCTTCCCCGGCCATCCCGTGGCAAGGGAAGGACAGACGAGGGACAGACAGACGAGGGAAGCGAGGGAAGGATGGACGGACGTCTTACTTCCTGCCCCAGGTACAACAATCGCTTTCCCAGTTTAGCTGACCCGACTTGGTGATAAGCCAGTTTACTTCCTTATTTCCCTGACTGCCGGGCTGCTTTCCTCCTGCCTTGACCCCCAGTCCCGCCCCTGGAGGGAGCTGAGTGCGGTCGAGGTGAGGCCCTGGGACGGCCCGTGCCCCCTTCCCagggcccccgccccccgcccctccgccccctccccgggcccAGCCCCACGGCAGCCCAGCTCCCAAGCCCGACGGGCCGCCTGCTCCGGGCAGGGGGATACTTCTCTCCTTTATCTGAGTGGGGAAGCGGAGGCAGGACAGCCCGGCCGGCCCGCTGCTGCTCAGGCAGTCCCGGGAGCTGTGGGATGGTGAGGAGGCAGGAAGCCCTTACCAGAGGCGGAGGGCTCGGTGGGCTTTCCGCAGTCCTGCGGGGGCGGGCCCGGGCCTTGTTCCGACGCCATGTTTCAGGCCCCAGCGGAGGACAGCGTCAGCCTGCGGGGGTGGGTGAGAAGCAGCACAGGGGGTCACAGGCCCGGCGGCCCGCCACGGGGAGGGCTGCCCGAGGGGGAGACCCCAGGCCCCGCTCCGGCCGCCTCCTACGCCACCGGCGTGGGTCCCAGTGCGGTGTGCTGGCAGAATCGGAACTCAGCACTTCCCTGGCCACCCTGCAGGGGAGACTGCGGTGGGAAAGGCGAGGCCACAAGGGCGCGCGGAGGTCACAGCCAGGGTTCACGCCCAAGCCGCTGCACCCCACTCCCGGGCGGGGGGCCGGTCTCGGAGGCCCACGCGTGCCCCCTCCCAGCCCGCGACCCGAAAGGGCCGTTCAGACGGCCCCTCGGCCCGTCAGAGACACGTTTTCCCAGCTCAGGCACGTAAGCCAACAAGCATTTCCTGAGCACCGACGGTATACTCTACCACTTAGGCACTCCTGCTGGGTGTTGGGCCTTGAAAAACCCTGACCAGCCACGGAAGCACCATCATACCCATTTTATAGGTGGGACCGGCGAGGCTCGAGGCCACACAGCCGCTCAGGGAGACTCAGGCAGGGTCCCCGAATCTTCAGGAGTCCAGAAACTCAACACTCATTTAAGACGGGTTTTCCAGGGCGTGTGGCCTTCCGAGGACGTCCTTCCCGCAGCAACTTTCCTCCTCCCTTCACTTCCTGTCTGCCCCCCATCCTGCCGCGGGCTCGGGGCCCTCTCCACGTACCtgctctgcccccagcccctgctctccTGTCGGCCCAGGCCCGGCCGCTGCCCGCTCCAGCAGAGCTGCTCTGTGAACCCTCGAGAGAGGGAGTACTTCCTGGACAGGCGCTCTTTCGCTTTCTATTTGCACCCCCTTTATAGCAAAGCTACAAGCTCTTCCATCGCCAGAATAAGAAGAAATCTACTTTTCGGCCCCGAAGCTGCCTTAAGCACTCTGGCGAAAACCGGCCCCCCTCCTGTCCCTGGGGAGGGCgcagccccaccctgcccccagcagccccctcctcctctccgGCCCCAGCCTGGTCTGGGAAGGAGGGGCGCCTGGACCACTCTGCGCTCCGCCCTtgtccccccaccccgggccttGTTAAAACTGACCTTTGCCTGCACTCCGCCACCCCCGCCATCAGCCCCCCTGCCCTGGCACCCCTAGGACCCAGGGACGGAGGATGCGGAGTGTACCCCTGGCTCCCTCTGCGGCACCCCGGGGGCTGGCTCAGCCGGGGAGCAGGCAGGGCCTCAGGCGGCCCCGGCGGCCTGTCCCCACTTACCCCTGCCCCCCGTCCCAGGCAGCCCAGCTTCCTGGTAAGGGGGCTCCACGCCACCCACGCCCGCTCCCCTCGTTGGGCCAGCTGCCCCCGGCAGGACGTTCCCAGGGCAGCTGCCTGGTCTAGGGCGCCGGGGGCGGCAGGAAGCCCCTCCGGTCTCCCCCTTGCCCTTGGCCCCGGCCTGAGCCCATCCCCCCGACTGCCGCAGGACCGGGGGTCCCCACCGTGGCCGGCGCGGCCACAGGGAGCCCTGGCGCTGTCGGGCCCCGGCAGGGGTGCCCGGGCACGTCCTGCAGGCAGCGCCCCCCACCTGGCTCCCCCCGCCCTGCCTCGCCTGCGCTGGGTGGGGCAGCGCGGCAGGATGGGCAGGACCCCCTTACCTGCCCCCGTCCTGGCCTCGATGTGGAGCGGGGCTCCGCAGGGCCGAGGCCCCGGGTCCGGGGGGCTGCGCGGGTCCCGGGGACTGCGCGGGTCTGGGAGCTGCGCGGGTCCGGGAGCTGCGCGGGTCGGGGGCTGCGCGGGTCCCGGGAGCAGGGCGCCGAGCCGGCTTCCAGGACGGGCGCCCGTCACCGCCCTCCCGTAGCCACGACAGCCGGACCCGGTCCGGGCGCGAGCGGCGGGCAGATCATAGAGGCGCGGCTGCGCGGCCCCGCTCAGCTCCCTCTAGAGGAAGCTCTCTGCGGCCGCCGAGGCGGGGGCCGGGCTGGGCCAGGGAGCAGGAGGGATCCTGAGGTGAGGCCGCACCCCGAGGCCGAGGCCAGGCCGGTGAGCTGGAGGGACGCTGAGGCCAAGGCCCGACCTGGCTGGGGAGCGGGAGGGACCCCGAGGCGCGGGCCGCATCCCCAGGCTGAGGCCAGGCCGGGGAGCGGGAGGGACCCCGAGGCGGGGGCCGCACCCCCAGGccgaggcctggccgggagcggGAGGGACCCCGAGGTGGGGGCTGGCCCCCCAGGCTGAGGCCTGGCCGGGGAGCGGGAGGGACCCCGAGGCGGGGGCCGCACCCCCAGGCTGAGGCCGGGCCCGGGGAATGGGAGGGACCCCGAGGCGGGGGCCGCACCCCCAGGCCGAGGCCTGGCCGGGCCCCAGCGGAGCCCAGCAGGCGGCCCGCCTCCCATCCCGGGTCCCCAGGCCTCACCCTCGATCATTCCTCCTCTCCGTCCATCAGCATCATGGAGAGAGAGCCAAGGAGGCCAAGCTGCTCGGGCGGCCCCGCGAGCCCCGTCCTTTAACAGCCGCGTCCCGTGGAA harbors:
- the BAK1 gene encoding bcl-2 homologous antagonist/killer isoform X2; amino-acid sequence: MASEQGPGPPPQDCGKPTEPSASAGAGGRGGGCARRPRDGGCGARAQQHHGAGGAAAGHHRRRHQPALRRRVPGHAADAAAHAGECLRVLHQDRLQASSNARSLFESGINWGRVVALLGFGYRLAIHVYQRGLTGFLGQVASFVANFMLQHGIARWIAQRGGWAAALDLGNGPIRNVLLVLAVVLLGQFVVRRYFKS
- the BAK1 gene encoding bcl-2 homologous antagonist/killer isoform X1, encoding MASEQGPGPPPQDCGKPTEPSASEKQVAQDTQEVFCSYAFYRHQQEQEAEGAAAPADPEMAAVALEPSSTMGQVGRQLAIIGDDINQRFDAEFQAMLQTLQPTPGNAYEYFTKIACSLFESGINWGRVVALLGFGYRLAIHVYQRGLTGFLGQVASFVANFMLQHGIARWIAQRGGWAAALDLGNGPIRNVLLVLAVVLLGQFVVRRYFKS
- the BAK1 gene encoding bcl-2 homologous antagonist/killer isoform X3, whose translation is MASEQGPGPPPQDCGKPTEPSASEKQVAQDTQEVFCSYAFYRHQQEQEAEGAAAPADPEMAAVALEPSSTMGQVGRQLAIIGDDINQRFDAEFQAMLQTLQPTPGNAYEYFTKIACRPAATPAGNPPHPQNGGATPPQQHPAPVPSVLSPVAENRPLPDRGRAGAACVALTLG